GTCTTACTGACGGGATACATTTTACCAGACAAGGACCTGCAGGTTGACCTGTCAAATAAACTGCTGAGATTTCACGTAATAGCCAACAGCGATGATGAAGCCGATCAACAGTTGAAATTAAAGGTCAAGGATGCGATTGTCGAATGTTTGGACCCGTACCTTACAGCAACAGACAGCAAAAATGATGCAATGGTCTTGATTAACAGTAAACTAAATGATATACAAAGAACTGCTGAAGAGGTTATAAAAGAAGAGGGTTATGAATATCCAGTCAAGGTGTCCATAGGGAAATTTGATTTTCCTGTCAAGTCCTATGGGGCTATCACTTTACCATCGGGAGAGTATGATGCGCTTCGTATAGTGATTGGCAAGGGAGACGGGAAAAATTGGTGGTGCGTTCTCTTCCCTCCGCTCTGCTTTGTTGACACAGCCCATGGCAAGGTCCGTGATAATACAAAGGAAGAGCTGTCACGGGTACTTAGTAAGAATGAAATTGAAGAGATATCCTCTGATAGGCCGGAAATAAAATTTAAGGCTGTGGAGATAGTGGAAAATATAGCCAGCAAGGTATCCGATACTCTGAAGCTGGCATTTCAGAAAAGACCTCCGGATTAACCTCCGAAGGTCCTTTCTGTAACAATATATTTACTCTTTATATGCCTCATGGAAGTAGGTGTATCCCAGCGGGTCCACGTGATAGCCTTTCAGGTTGGGTTTTACTATATATGAATTTACATAGAAGTATATTGGGATGACAACCATCTCATCCATAAGGATATTCTCTGCCTGATGCATGTACTGCATTCGTTCTGCAGCGTTGGTAGTACGCTTTGCTTTGTCAATAAGGTCATCGTATTCTTTGTTGCTCCAGCCTGAATCATTGTTTCCACTACCCGTGGTAAACATATCAAGGAATGTCATGGGGTCTATATAATCGGCAAACCAGCCAAGCCTTGCAATCTGATAGTTTCCGTTTGCCCTGTCATCCAAGAATACTTGCCATTCCTCATTAGCCAGTTTGACTTCCACTCCTAAGTTTTTCTTCCACATTTCCTGCAGCATCTCAGCAATCTGCTTGTGACCTTCACTGGTATTATATAGCAGTGTTATCTCTGGCAGGCCCTTACCGCCAGGATAACCAGCCTCGGCAAGCAGTTTTTGGGCTTCCTCCACACTGGCTTTGTTTACATCATAATAGTCTCCACCAATTTCTCTGAAATCTTTGGTGGCGTCAGCATCAGGCAACCCGGGTGGTACCCATCCACCGGCTGGCTTCTGTCCGACCTGTGGAGGTGTTTCCACTATAGCCTTTCTATCTATTGCGAGAGAAAATGCCTTGCGTACCTTTGGATTGTCAAAGGGGGCTTTTTTTGTATTGAAGACGTATCCATATGTGGCTAAGCTTGGGTCTATATGGAGAACACCGTCTTCTCTCAGTCTTGGGAAGTCATTGGCTGGAGGATTATCACCAAAATCAATCTGATTGTTATCAAACGCTGCCAGTTCTGTGGATGCATCATTAATCATCACAAAGGTCAATTTATCGGGCTTTATCCTGCCAGCATCCCAGTAATTGGGGTTTTTCTCAAAGACTATGGAGTCGTTGTGATTCCATTCCTTCATAACAAATGCGCCGTTACCAATATATGTTTCAGGATTCTGGGCCCAGCCGTCGGGGTCTTTTTCGACTATGTCCTGCCTTACTGGCATGTAGGTAAAGAAAGCCAGAAGTTCAAGTATATAAGGGGTTGGAGACTCGAGGGTGAGTTCTAATGTCTTATCGTCTTTGGCCACAACACCTACATCCTCAGCCTTTGCCTCTCCCTTATTATATTTTTCACCGTTTTTGATGTAATAGAGCTGGTATGCGTACTCTGAACCAGTATCAGGGTTTAATACCCTCTTCCAGGCATACTCGAAATCCTTGGCGGTAACCGGTTTTCCGTCAGACCATTTTACTCCGTCCCTCAGATGAAAGGTATAGGTAAGGCCGTCACTGGATACATCCCACTTTTCTGCCACTGCCGGTTCTGCCTTATTATTTTTATCCAGCCTTGTGAGCCCCTCAAACACGTGATATATAACAGTACCCCCATCTATTGCTGTATTCTTCGCAGGGTCGACGCTCCTTGGTTCTGTCTGCAGGTTATAGGTTATTTCTATAGGCGCTGTTTGTTTGCCAGACTGTTGTGACTCCTGATTTTGATGTGTGGTCTGGCCGCTGCATGCTGATAAAGCCATACTGAGCACCAGCAATGCAGCCAGCATAATTATAAATCTCCTTTTCAAAAAATCCCCTCCCATTTATTTTTATTTTAACCACCGTGGTTTACGGTGAAAATGGCTTTTCAGGCTAATAACACACTATACATATTAGTGTGGCATAGTAACATCTAATGCACATTTTAAGACGAATACCAATAACATCAATATTAGCGTGGTATGAAACAT
The nucleotide sequence above comes from Calorimonas adulescens. Encoded proteins:
- a CDS encoding peptide ABC transporter substrate-binding protein, giving the protein MKRRFIIMLAALLVLSMALSACSGQTTHQNQESQQSGKQTAPIEITYNLQTEPRSVDPAKNTAIDGGTVIYHVFEGLTRLDKNNKAEPAVAEKWDVSSDGLTYTFHLRDGVKWSDGKPVTAKDFEYAWKRVLNPDTGSEYAYQLYYIKNGEKYNKGEAKAEDVGVVAKDDKTLELTLESPTPYILELLAFFTYMPVRQDIVEKDPDGWAQNPETYIGNGAFVMKEWNHNDSIVFEKNPNYWDAGRIKPDKLTFVMINDASTELAAFDNNQIDFGDNPPANDFPRLREDGVLHIDPSLATYGYVFNTKKAPFDNPKVRKAFSLAIDRKAIVETPPQVGQKPAGGWVPPGLPDADATKDFREIGGDYYDVNKASVEEAQKLLAEAGYPGGKGLPEITLLYNTSEGHKQIAEMLQEMWKKNLGVEVKLANEEWQVFLDDRANGNYQIARLGWFADYIDPMTFLDMFTTGSGNNDSGWSNKEYDDLIDKAKRTTNAAERMQYMHQAENILMDEMVVIPIYFYVNSYIVKPNLKGYHVDPLGYTYFHEAYKE
- the spoIIR gene encoding stage II sporulation protein R codes for the protein MKWAVAILVTTLIAVLLTGYILPDKDLQVDLSNKLLRFHVIANSDDEADQQLKLKVKDAIVECLDPYLTATDSKNDAMVLINSKLNDIQRTAEEVIKEEGYEYPVKVSIGKFDFPVKSYGAITLPSGEYDALRIVIGKGDGKNWWCVLFPPLCFVDTAHGKVRDNTKEELSRVLSKNEIEEISSDRPEIKFKAVEIVENIASKVSDTLKLAFQKRPPD